One genomic region from Henningerozyma blattae CBS 6284 chromosome 2, complete genome encodes:
- the TBLA0B00710 gene encoding uncharacterized protein yields the protein MALKDNINFFFNNYDIRNIFNYNILTHSIELKDDEESLLILNNSGVNKHLRKLLFLYKYTFWFTIINSISILLRNFIPSLSFLNFFVITYCFIAIFNILYSINLFKTYCKALITAPPPSLIECTQNDTSENKELRDIRNISENPSCKRCIKQISANESDFILKNIYISIRITIISLVVIACFINYVVYTNEDGTPFDYFFPLLNVLFCNYIQCVSIIKLFNDLIEFSLIHPLDLVNEVTPSDRM from the coding sequence ATGGCTTTGaaagataatataaattttttttttaataattatgatattagaaatatatttaattataatatattgacTCATTCAATAGAGTTGAAGGATGATGAGGAATCCttattaattctaaacAATTCTGGTGTAAATAAGCATTTGAGAAAATTGCTTTTCctttataaatatacattTTGGTTTACAATAATAAACTCAATCTCAATATTACTTCGAAACTTTATACCTTCATTaagttttttaaatttttttgttattacCTATTGTTTTATTGCAATCTTTAACATACTTTACTCCATAAATTTGTTCAAAACTTATTGTAAAGCACTTATCACGGCACCACCTCCTAGTTTAATAGAGTGTACTCAAAATGACACttcagaaaataaagaactCAGagatattagaaatattagtGAGAACCCTAGTTGTAAAAGATGCATTAAACAAATCTCTGCCAATGAGTcagattttattttgaaaaatatatatatttcaataagaattacaattatttcGTTAGTGGTAATTGCCtgtttcattaattatGTGGTATATACTAATGAGGATGGTACACCTTTCGATTATTTTTTCCCATTATTGAATGTCTTATTTTGCAATTATATCCAATGTGTCAgcataataaaattgtttaatgatttaattgaatttagtTTAATACATCCATTAGATTTGGTAAATGAGGTAACACCCTCGGATAGAATGTAG
- the TBLA0B00720 gene encoding uncharacterized protein has product MSAVISKPEVLSQDETVTHRFSPKKQSFTTQMIQNFDQIKPSTLLNLIPEQIEENKKSKRNRRPGFKYFNYLRYIIVFLMFFTIFNTLIIFIRSCIVISKVLEYIIYTNCFLLMSILLISMRVLHLYLTADTHPPPSIIRCAASKRNEETGDYLINCNKCGRQITPKESRSSLIFMYLEIIFISASLSIICCLLGYCLLPDPGEKSHYLLIFRIIFFCNLCQCLCVFLLALDIVKNSSVHPLDLINSIES; this is encoded by the coding sequence atgagTGCAGTGATATCTAAACCAGAAGTTTTATCACAAGATGAAACTGTTACTCATAGGTTTAGCCCTAAGAAGCAATCATTTACCACAcaaatgattcaaaattttgatCAAATAAAACCAAGCacattattgaatttaatacCAGAGCAAATAgaggaaaataaaaaatcaaaaagaaatagaagGCCtggttttaaatattttaattatttaaggTATATCATCGTATTTTTAATGTTCTTCACTATATTTAATACtttgataattttcattagaagtTGCATTGTAATATCAAAAGttttagaatatattatttataccAATTGCTTTCTATTAATGAGTATCCTTTTAATTTCCATGCGAGTGTTACATTTATATCTAACAGCTGATACACACCCACCACCATCAATAATCCGATGTGCTGCATCCAAAAGAAATGAAGAAACAGgagattatttaataaactgTAACAAATGTGGCAGACAGATTACTCCAAAGGAATCTAGGTCaagtttaatatttatgtatttggaaattatttttatttcagcATCATTAAGTATAATATGTTGTTTACTAGGTTATTGCTTATTGCCAGATCCGGGTGAAAAGTCtcattatcttttaatattcagaatcatatttttctgTAACTTGTGTCAATGTTTATGCGTGTTTTTACTTGCATTGGATATTGTTAAAAATAGTTCAGTTCATCCTTTAGATCTAATTAACAGTATTGAATCATAA
- the TBLA0B00730 gene encoding importin subunit alpha (similar to Saccharomyces cerevisiae SRP1 (YNL189W); ancestral locus Anc_2.63) has protein sequence MSDLDNTSNKFVPEYRRTNYKNKSRFTADELRRRRDNQQIELRKQKREEALTKRRNFDPSTISADSDDEEEHAKADKVFYEQLTNDLPAMIQQIQSTDMQQQLSATVKFRQILSRESNPPIDLVIKSGVVPTLINFMNENQPEMLQLEAAWALTNIASGTSEQTKIVVEAGAIPLFIRLLYTGSVEVQEQAIWALGNVAGDSTDYRDLVLQSGAMEPILNLFNTNKTSLIRTAAWTLSNLCRGKKPQPDWSIVSLALPTLAKLIYSLDTETLIDSCWAISYLSDGPPEAIEAVINARIPKRLVELLDHQSTLVQTPSLRAVGNIVTGNDLQTQVVINCGVLPALRNTLNSPKESIKKETCWTISNITAGNTDQIQAVIDADIIPSLIKLLETAEYKTKKEACWAISNASSGGLSRPEIIRYLVSQGCIKPLCDLLEIADTKIIEVTLDALENILKAGENDKEVRGLNFNEFAEYIEKAGGMENIFNCQQNENEKIYDKAYRIIETYFGEEDDAIDESMAPQTAGNTFGFGSNVDQQFNFN, from the coding sequence atgtcTGACTTAGATAACACATCTAATAAATTCGTTCCAGAATATAGAAGAAccaattataaaaataagagTAGATTTACAGCTGATGAATTACGCCGTCGTAGAGATAATCAGCAAATTGAATTAAGAAAGCAAAAAAGGGAAGAAGCTCTaacaaaaagaagaaatttcGACCCTTCAACTATTTCTGCAGAttctgatgatgaagaagagcATGCAAAGGCGGATAAGGTGTTCTATGAACAACTAACAAATGACTTACCTGCTATGATTCAACAAATTCAATCCACTGATATGCAACAACAGTTGTCTGCTACTGTTAAATTCAGACAAATACTTTCAAGAGAATCAAATCCACCAATTGATTTAGTTATCAAATCTGGTGTGGTTCcaactttaattaatttcatgAATGAAAATCAACCAGAAATGCTTCAATTAGAAGCTGCTTGGGctttaacaaatattgCTTCAGGTACTTCTgaacaaacaaaaattgTCGTTGAAGCCGGTGCCATTCcattatttattagattATTATACACTGGTTCTGTTGAAGTTCAAGAACAAGCTATTTGGGCTTTAGGTAATGTTGCTGGTGATTCTACCGATTATAGAGATTTGGTTTTACAAAGTGGTGCCATGGAACCAATTTTGAATCTATTCAACACAAACAAGACCTCCCTAATTAGAACTGCCGCCTGGACTTTATCCAATTTATGCAGAGGTAAAAAACCACAACCAGATTGGTCAATCGTTTCATTAGCTTTACCAACTTTAGCTAAGTTAATTTATTCCTTGGATACCGAAACTTTAATTGATTCTTGCTGGGCTATTTCTTATTTGTCAGATGGACCACCAGAAGCCATCGAAGCTGTCATTAATGCAAGAATCCCTAAGAGATTAGTCGAATTATTAGACCACCAATCTACTTTGGTGCAAACTCCTTCTTTAAGAGCTGTTGGTAATATTGTTACCGGTAATGATTTACAAACTCAGGTCGTTATTAACTGTGGTGTTTTACCTGCATTAAGAAATACTTTAAATTCTCCAAAGGAATCCATTAAAAAGGAAACATGTTGGACAATTTCGAATATAACTGCAGGTAATACTGATCAAATCCAAGCTGTTATTGATGCCGACATTATTCcttctttaataaaactattGGAAACCGCAGAatataaaactaaaaagGAAGCATGCTGGGCTATTTCAAATGCTTCTTCCGGTGGTTTAAGTAGACCAGAGATTATTAGATATTTGGTTTCTCAAGGCTGTATAAAGCCATTATGTGATTTGTTAGAAATTGCTGACACTAAAATTATCGAAGTTACATTAGATgctttagaaaatatattgaaggCTGGTGAAAATGACAAGGAAGTTCGTGGTTTGAACTTCAATGAATTTGctgaatatattgaaaaagctGGTGGTatggaaaatatatttaactGTCAACAAAacgaaaatgaaaaaatttatgatAAAGCTTACAGAATTATTGAAACTTATTTCggtgaagaagatgatgctATTGATGAAAGTATGGCTCCACAAACTGCTGGCAATACATTTGGTTTTGGTTCTAATGTTGATCaacaatttaatttcaattaa
- the SWT21 gene encoding Swt21p (similar to Saccharomyces cerevisiae YNL187W; ancestral locus Anc_2.66): protein MILNVESTKSKEIASTKSTFHSKNLKRIWNIENGLCHSRNEKYKKLNYTFPELRDSKFATDDTALLKANICQDLYWSNDGSSIITVNDDYGIREYLVPNFDELDNIDNLNERDQLLPFTRFFRSQSIISSALNKRHSLYNEESNLNILAIGSRNLPIQLYQLSDKSCESPIFTYNTTNVMNEAFEVPFSLDFVNDQYLLSGTIRNKVCLYNISRKYPVSQWYGTGNKITSKSIVSCFDESFSNKENMVKYCGTYNNKLFRIDFRGKKELKYIFSTQHGNGFSQILLSINEQYIYAIKRSSDCIDVIDVRKSDHVASQLQLPFTMDLQKYKGYLSPTNGLTIGTDNGHAVNWSSALTEFGGQPRTRLFTCNESIQINSETNKELLSFGARINIIKECPVDSNLTAISYSDDKFSADTNDSLSFHSGISLYANII, encoded by the coding sequence atgATATTAAACGTTGAATCTACAAAATCTAAGGAAATTGCTTCTACAAAGAGTACGTTCCACTCCaaaaatctaaaaagaATATGGAACATTGAGAACGGCCTTTGTCATTcaagaaatgaaaaatacaaGAAGTTAAATTATACTTTCCCTGAATTACGGGACTCCAAATTTGCTACTGATGATACAGCCTTATTAAAAGCTAATATTTGTCAAGATTTATACTGGTCCAATGATGGATCATCTATTATAACAGTAAACGATGATTATGGCATTAGAGAGTACCTTGTTCCAAACTTTGATGAACTTGATAATATAGATAATCTTAATGAGAGAGATCAGTTACTACCATTTACCAGATTTTTTAGAAGTCAATCGATTATATCAAGTGCCTTAAATAAAAGGCACTCTTTATATAATGAGGAATCAAATCTGAATATTCTTGCAATTGGGTCAAGAAATTTACCAATTCAGCTTTATCAACTATCTGATAAAAGCTGTGAATCTCCAATTTTTACCTATAATACTACAAATGTTATGAATGAAGCTTTTGAAGTACCATTTTCTTTAGATTTCGTAAATGatcaatatcttttaagTGGAACTATTCGTAACAAAGTATGCTTATATAATATCAGTCGGAAATATCCAGTTAGTCAATGGTATGGTACCGGCAATAAAATTActtcaaaatcaattgtATCATGCTTCGATGAATCTTTCtctaataaagaaaatatggTTAAATATTGCGGCACGTATAACaacaaattatttagaaTCGACTTTAGAGGTAAAAAAGAGCTTAAATACATATTTTCTACACAGCATGGGAACGGATTTAgtcaaatattattaagtaTAAATGagcaatatatatatgcgATCAAAAGGTCGAGCGATTGCATTGATGTTATAGATGTCCGCAAATCTGACCATGTGGCAAGTCAATTACAACTCCCATTTACAATGGACTTACAAAAGTATAAAGGGTATTTATCGCCCACAAACGGGCTGACAATAGGAACAGATAATGGTCATGCTGTTAATTGGTCTTCTGCGCTGACAGAGTTTGGCGGCCAACCTAGAACTCGATTGTTTACTTGTAATGAAAgtattcaaattaattcaGAAACGAATAAAGAGTTATTATCTTTTGGAGCACgaataaatattatcaaagaaTGTCCTGTGGATTCTAATCTTACAGCTATATCTTATTCTGATGACAAGTTTAGTGCCGACACAAATGATAGCCTATCTTTCCATTCTGGGATTTCATTATATGCTAAcatcatttaa